The Impatiens glandulifera chromosome 3, dImpGla2.1, whole genome shotgun sequence genome contains a region encoding:
- the LOC124930113 gene encoding protein ROOT HAIR DEFECTIVE 3-like codes for MAKTPIEWLSATLLEDTLKIWSTIPNPKNAAFHDYFVFDIVGLSHYEYVRDQFMEDVTELRKRFSSPSEASLQIKPLVPAIDFVRSTSQIWDKIVNDRTLDIPSHQVMIAKIRCEQIDNDKFNGFIANEEWSQLKVAVNSPPVQNFGQKVTSLIDKYLAEYDVEAEFYDEFVKAKQKEKLKQRLLHEIKPTFDSLLDNLSSQVLSDFKLKIHKELNEGKIFYQAANWSTMLTMFEIAYEDSKIQQVEWTSTKVKKKLVAQLVAQMRDHVDSIRSIKQNEFKEQLMSKLKSGLTKSIGAILKTPGNNMWNKLSDLFHQETNLACSEFKVALEDLGAYNFTKLEELETLKGYGRHIIEKSVRKEIPQIGQIMQKKFCQILLNESPDSIIPRIWKGIDNIQDIIKTARNECVNIMSVMAIIRLENKEGDNIQQILSNALLEEGGEGSLTSNNWTGVEASKTLISPAACATIWDQFLKSSGLIINSVEQTIQARIDADKAGLAVPDNEVSF; via the exons ATGGCAAAG ACACCTATTGAATGGCTTTCAGCTACCTTATTGGAAGACACTCTGAAG ATATGGAGTACTATCCCCAACCcaaaaaatgctgcatttcacGATTACTTCGTT TTTGATATAGTAGGGCTATCTCACTATGAGTACGTCAGAGATCAATTCATGGAAGAT gTAACCGAATTAAGGAAGCGGTTTTCTTCTCCATCTGAAGCATCTTTACAAATTAAACCTTTAGTTCCCGCCATTGACTTTGTTAGGAGCACTTCCCAAATATGGGACAAAATTGTTAATGATAGAACTCTTGACATTCCTTCTCACCag GTGATGATTGCTAAAATTAGATGTGAACAAATTGACAATGATAAATTTAATGGGTTCATTGCTAACGAG GAATGGTCTCAACTGAAAGTAGCGGTTAATAGTCCTCCAGTACAAAATTTTGGCCAAAAAGTTACTTCATTGATTGACAAATACTTAGCTGA ATACGACGTAGAAGCCGAATTTTACGATGAATTTGTTAAAgccaaacaaaaagaaaaactaaaacaACGCTTGTTACAC GAAATCAAACCGACATTTGATTCCTTACTGGACAACCTGTCTTCCCAAGTTCTAAgtgatttcaaattaaaaatccaCAAAGAATTGAATGAAGGGAAAATTTTTTACCAGGCTGCAAATTGGTCTACGATGTTGACTATGTTTGAGATTGCATATGaag aTTCAAAGATTCAACAAGTAGAATGGACATCTACAAAAGTAAAGAAGAAATTGGTGGCTCAATTGGTGGCTCAAATGAGAGATCATGTTGATTCCATTAGGTCAATTAAACAAAATGAGTTTAAAGAACAACTTATGTCTAAACTAAAAAGTGGATTGACCAAATCTATAGGAGCTATTCTGAAAACACCCGGAAATAATATGTGGAATAAACTTAGTGATCTCTTTCATCAGGAGACAAACTTGGCTTGCTCTGAGTTTAAGGTTGCCCTAGAGGACTTGGgggcatataactttactaaaTTGGAAGAACTTGAAACTTTGAAGGGATATGGAAGACATATAATCGAGAAAAGTGTGAGGAAAGAAATTCCACAAATTGGGCAGATCATGCAAAAGAA gtTTTGTCAAATATTGTTGAATGAATCACCCGACTCAATTATTCCACGAATTTGGAAAGGAATCGACAACATTCAGGACATTATAAAAACGGCTCGAAATGAG TGTGTAAATATTATGTCTGTTATGGCTATAATTCGTTTGGAAAATAAAGAGGGTGACAACATTCAACAAATTCTCTCTAATGCTTTACTAGAAGAAGGTGGAGAGGGAAGTCTCACGTCCAATAATTGGACTGGG GTGGAGGCATCTAAGACATTGATTAGCCCAGCTGCTTGTGCTACTATTTGGGATCAGTTTCTAAAATCCTCTggcttaattattaattctgtTGAGCAAACTATTCAAGCAAGg aTTGATGCTGATAAAGCAGGATTAGCTGTTCCAGATAATGAGGTTAGTTTCTAA